One segment of Syngnathus typhle isolate RoL2023-S1 ecotype Sweden linkage group LG9, RoL_Styp_1.0, whole genome shotgun sequence DNA contains the following:
- the arl5a gene encoding ADP-ribosylation factor-like protein 5A translates to MGILFTKLWRLFNHQEHKVIIVGLDNAGKTTILYQFSMNEVVHTSPTIGSNVEEIVVNNTHFLMWDIGGQESLRSSWNTYYTNTEFVIVVVDSTDRERISVTKEELYRMLAHEDLRKAGLLVFANKQDVKGCMSVADISHSLQLTAVKDHQWHIQACCALTGEGLCQGLEWMMSRLRVR, encoded by the exons AGCACAAAGTCATCATTGTCGGTCTGGACAACGCTGGCAAGACCACCATTCTTTATCAGTT CTCCATGAATGAGGTAGTGCACACGTCCCCCACCATCGGTAGCAACGTGGAGGAGATTGTAGTGAACAACACGCACTTCCTCATGTGGGACATCGGCGGGCAGGAGTCATTGAGGTCATCGTGGAATACCTACTACACAAACACTGAG TTTGTGATCGTGGTGGTGGACAGCACCGACAGGGAAAGAATCTCAGTGACCAAAGAGGAGCTCTACAGGATGCTAGCACATGAG GACCTGAGGAAAGCGGGCCTCCTGGTGTTCGCCAACAAGCAGGACGTGAAGGGCTGCATGTCGGTGGCCGACATCTCGCACAGCCTGCAGCTCACCGCCGTCAAAGACCACCAGTGGCACATCCAAGCCTGCTGCGCCCTCACCGGAGAAGG CTTGTGTCAGGGTCTGGAGTGGATGATGTCACGCCTACGTGTCAGATGA